A window of the Kosakonia sp. BYX6 genome harbors these coding sequences:
- the flhA gene encoding formate hydrogenlyase transcriptional activator FlhA gives MAYTPMSDLGQQGLFDITRILLQQPDMAALSETLTRLARQAALADSAAIVLWHADSHRASRYAVQTPDNGAQHSDKALLANGPVRHILSHPQALHCTAHIFNETWPAIAQSDIYPAFAHYALLPLAAEGQIFGGCEFFRHHDQPWSERELDRLNTLTQLVAVVAEQLQNHENQAPDYESLSQQRDDFRILVAITNAVLSRLHMDELVSEVAKEIHYYFGIDAISLVLRGSRKGKLTIYSTHYLDETDPTHDTQEADEAGTLTERVFQSKEMLLLNLHERDKLAPYERMLFETWGNQIQTLCLLPLMSGKNLLGVLKLAQCQKEVFTQANLNLLRQIAERIAIAVDNALAYQEIHRLKERLVDENLALTEQLNNVDSEFGEIIGRSEAMFRVLKQVEMVSPSNSTVLILGETGTGKELIARAIHNLSDRNSRRMVKMNCAAMPAGLLESDLFGHERGAFTGASAQRIGRFELADKSSLFLDEVGDMPLELQPKLLRVLQEQEFERLGSNKLIRTDVRLIAATNRDLKQMVADREFRSDLYYRLNVFPIHLPPLRERPEDIPLLVKAFTFKIARKLGRNIDSIPAETLRVLSAMEWPGNVRELENVIERAVLLTRGNVLQLSMAEVAVPQAPVAQPAEVARDGEDEYQLILRVLRETNGVVAGPKGAAQRLGLKRTTLLSRMKRLGIDKDTLG, from the coding sequence ATGGCGTATACACCGATGAGCGATCTCGGGCAACAAGGGTTGTTCGATATCACACGGATTTTATTACAGCAGCCGGATATGGCAGCACTGAGCGAGACGCTGACGCGCCTGGCCCGGCAAGCGGCGCTGGCCGACAGCGCGGCGATTGTGCTGTGGCACGCCGACAGCCACCGCGCCAGCCGCTACGCGGTGCAAACGCCCGACAACGGCGCGCAACACAGCGACAAAGCGCTACTGGCAAACGGGCCGGTGCGGCATATTCTCTCTCACCCGCAGGCGCTGCACTGCACCGCGCACATTTTTAACGAGACCTGGCCTGCTATCGCGCAAAGCGACATTTACCCCGCGTTTGCGCATTACGCGTTATTGCCGCTGGCGGCGGAGGGGCAAATTTTTGGCGGCTGCGAATTCTTTCGCCATCACGATCAGCCGTGGAGCGAGCGGGAACTCGACCGGCTCAATACCCTGACGCAACTGGTCGCCGTGGTCGCTGAGCAGTTACAAAATCACGAAAACCAGGCACCGGACTATGAATCGCTCAGCCAGCAGCGTGATGATTTTCGCATTCTTGTCGCCATCACCAACGCCGTGCTTTCCCGGCTGCATATGGATGAACTGGTGAGTGAAGTCGCCAAAGAGATCCACTACTACTTCGGTATTGACGCCATTAGCTTAGTGCTGCGCGGCAGCCGTAAAGGCAAACTGACCATCTACTCCACCCATTATCTGGATGAGACGGATCCGACCCACGACACGCAGGAAGCCGACGAAGCGGGCACGCTGACCGAGCGGGTATTCCAGAGCAAAGAGATGCTGCTGCTCAACCTGCACGAACGCGACAAACTCGCGCCTTATGAGCGCATGCTGTTTGAAACCTGGGGTAACCAAATCCAGACGCTGTGCCTGCTGCCGCTGATGTCGGGCAAAAACCTGCTCGGCGTGCTGAAACTGGCGCAGTGCCAGAAAGAGGTGTTTACCCAGGCGAACCTCAACTTGTTGCGCCAGATTGCCGAGCGCATCGCCATTGCGGTGGATAACGCGCTGGCCTACCAGGAGATCCACCGCCTGAAAGAGCGGCTGGTGGATGAAAACCTGGCGCTGACCGAGCAGCTCAACAATGTCGACAGCGAGTTTGGCGAAATTATCGGGCGCAGCGAAGCGATGTTTCGCGTGCTCAAGCAGGTGGAAATGGTATCGCCGAGCAACAGCACGGTGCTGATCCTTGGCGAAACCGGCACCGGGAAAGAGCTGATCGCCCGCGCCATCCACAACCTGAGCGATCGCAATAGCCGCCGGATGGTGAAAATGAACTGCGCGGCCATGCCCGCCGGGTTGCTGGAAAGTGACCTGTTTGGCCATGAACGCGGGGCGTTTACCGGCGCCAGCGCTCAACGCATTGGTCGTTTTGAACTGGCGGATAAAAGTTCGCTGTTTCTTGATGAAGTGGGCGATATGCCCCTTGAATTGCAACCGAAGCTGCTGCGCGTATTGCAGGAGCAGGAGTTTGAGCGGCTCGGCAGTAATAAGCTGATCCGCACCGATGTACGGCTGATCGCTGCGACGAATCGCGATCTGAAACAAATGGTCGCCGACCGCGAGTTTCGTAGCGATCTTTATTACCGGCTGAATGTGTTCCCGATCCATCTGCCGCCGCTGCGCGAGCGCCCGGAAGATATTCCGCTGCTGGTGAAAGCCTTTACCTTCAAAATCGCCCGCAAGCTGGGGCGCAACATCGACAGTATTCCGGCGGAAACGTTGCGGGTGCTGAGCGCGATGGAGTGGCCGGGCAATGTGCGCGAGCTGGAAAACGTGATTGAACGGGCTGTACTGCTGACGCGCGGCAATGTGTTGCAGTTGTCGATGGCGGAAGTCGCCGTACCGCAAGCGCCCGTTGCGCAACCGGCGGAAGTGGCGCGCGACGGGGAAGATGAGTACCAGTTGATTCTCCGCGTGCTGCGCGAAACCAACGGCGTGGTCGCCGGACCAAAAGGCGCAGCCCAGCGGCTGGGGCTGAAACGCACGACGCTGCTCTCGCGCATGAAACGGCTGGGGATTGATAAAGACACGTTGGGTTGA
- the hypE gene encoding hydrogenase expression/formation protein HypE, with protein sequence MNEVQMAHGSGGQAMQQLISQLFLEAFANPWLAEQEDQARLDLATLAAGGDRLAFSTDSYVIDPLFFPGGDIGKLAVCGTANDIAVSGATPRYLSCGFILEEGLPMATLKTLVESMAATARSADIAIVTGDTKVVQRGAADKLFINTAGIGAIPTTVHWAASSLAPGDVLLVSGTLGDHGATILNLREGLGLDGELASDCAVLTPLIQPLRDIPGIKALRDATRGGVNAVVHEFAAACGYGIELNERDLPVKPAVRGVCELLGLDALNFANEGKLVIAVQREAAEQALAQLRAHPLGRDAAMIGEVVERKGVRLAGLYGVKRLLDLPHAEPLPRIC encoded by the coding sequence ATGAATGAAGTGCAGATGGCGCACGGCAGCGGCGGCCAGGCCATGCAGCAATTAATCAGCCAGCTTTTTTTAGAAGCCTTCGCCAACCCGTGGCTGGCGGAGCAGGAAGATCAGGCGCGCCTCGATTTAGCCACACTTGCCGCAGGCGGTGACCGGCTGGCCTTCTCCACCGACAGCTATGTTATCGATCCGCTGTTTTTCCCCGGCGGCGATATCGGCAAGCTGGCGGTGTGCGGCACCGCGAATGATATTGCCGTCAGCGGCGCGACGCCGCGTTACCTCTCTTGCGGCTTTATTCTCGAAGAAGGCTTGCCGATGGCGACGCTGAAAACCCTCGTCGAAAGCATGGCGGCCACCGCGCGCAGCGCCGATATCGCGATTGTCACCGGCGACACCAAAGTGGTGCAGCGCGGCGCGGCGGACAAACTGTTTATTAACACCGCCGGGATTGGCGCCATCCCCACCACGGTTCATTGGGCGGCGAGTTCCCTTGCGCCTGGCGATGTGTTGCTGGTCAGCGGCACGTTGGGCGACCACGGCGCGACCATTTTGAACCTGCGCGAAGGGCTGGGGCTGGACGGTGAACTGGCCAGCGACTGCGCGGTATTAACGCCGTTAATCCAGCCGCTGCGCGATATTCCCGGCATCAAAGCCCTGCGCGATGCCACCCGAGGCGGCGTCAACGCGGTGGTGCATGAGTTTGCCGCCGCATGCGGTTATGGCATTGAATTGAATGAACGGGATTTACCGGTAAAACCGGCGGTGCGCGGGGTTTGCGAACTGCTGGGGCTGGATGCACTGAATTTTGCCAACGAAGGAAAACTGGTGATTGCCGTACAGCGCGAGGCCGCAGAGCAGGCGCTGGCACAATTACGCGCTCACCCATTAGGGCGCGACGCAGCAATGATTGGTGAAGTGGTCGAACGCAAAGGTGTTCGGTTGGCTGGGCTTTATGGCGTGAAACGCCTTTTAGATTTACCCCATGCGGAACCGCTGCCGCGGATCTGCTAG
- the hypD gene encoding hydrogenase formation protein HypD has translation MRFVDEYRAPEQVMQLIAHLRERAAHLSYTPERPLRIMEVCGGHTHAIFKFGLDQLLPENIEFIHGPGCPVCVLPMGRIDTCVEIASHPEVIFCTFGDAIRVPGKNGSLLQAKSRGADVRIVYSPMDALALAEKNPQRKVVFFGLGFETTMPATAITLQQAKARNLDNFWFFCQHITLIPTLRSLLEQPDNGIDAFLAPGHVSMVIGTDAYTFIADEFQRPLVVAGFEPLDLLQGVVMLVEQKIAAHSQVENQYRRVVPDEGNRLAQAAIADVFAVSGDSEWRGLGMIGESGVHLTAQYRRFDAEAHFRPAMQQVYDDPRARCGDVLTGRCKPHQCPLFGSTCNPQSAFGALMVSSEGACAAWYQYRAQEYEA, from the coding sequence ATGCGTTTTGTCGACGAATACCGCGCCCCGGAACAGGTGATGCAGCTTATCGCCCACCTGCGCGAGCGGGCGGCACATCTTTCTTACACGCCTGAACGCCCGCTGCGCATTATGGAAGTGTGTGGCGGCCATACCCATGCCATTTTCAAGTTCGGCCTCGACCAATTACTGCCGGAAAACATTGAGTTTATCCACGGCCCTGGCTGCCCGGTTTGCGTGTTGCCGATGGGGCGTATTGATACCTGCGTCGAGATCGCCAGCCACCCGGAGGTGATTTTTTGCACCTTTGGCGACGCGATTCGCGTGCCGGGGAAAAACGGTTCGTTATTGCAGGCCAAATCGCGCGGCGCGGATGTGCGCATTGTCTATTCGCCGATGGACGCGCTGGCGCTGGCGGAAAAAAATCCGCAGCGCAAAGTGGTGTTCTTCGGCCTCGGGTTTGAAACCACCATGCCCGCCACCGCCATTACGCTGCAACAGGCGAAAGCCCGCAATCTCGACAACTTTTGGTTCTTCTGCCAGCACATTACGTTGATCCCCACGCTGCGCAGCCTGCTTGAGCAGCCGGATAACGGCATTGACGCGTTCCTCGCGCCAGGCCATGTCAGCATGGTGATCGGCACCGACGCCTATACGTTTATTGCCGATGAGTTTCAGCGCCCGCTGGTGGTCGCCGGTTTCGAGCCGCTTGATCTGCTGCAGGGCGTGGTGATGCTGGTCGAGCAGAAAATCGCTGCCCACAGCCAGGTGGAAAACCAGTATCGCCGCGTAGTGCCAGATGAAGGCAACCGGCTGGCGCAGGCCGCCATCGCCGATGTGTTTGCGGTCAGCGGCGACAGCGAATGGCGCGGGCTGGGAATGATTGGCGAATCCGGCGTGCATCTGACAGCGCAATACCGGCGTTTCGATGCCGAAGCGCATTTTCGCCCGGCGATGCAGCAAGTCTATGACGATCCGCGCGCGCGCTGCGGCGATGTACTGACCGGCAGATGCAAACCGCACCAGTGCCCGCTGTTTGGCAGCACTTGCAACCCGCAAAGCGCATTTGGCGCGCTGATGGTTTCATCAGAAGGCGCCTGCGCGGCCTGGTATCAATATCGCGCTCAGGAGTATGAAGCATGA
- a CDS encoding HypC/HybG/HupF family hydrogenase formation chaperone: protein MCIGVPGQICAIDGLQAKVDVSGIQRDVDLTLVGSHDENGESRLGQWVLVHVGFAMSVINEAEALDTLAALQNMFDVEPDVGALLYGEER from the coding sequence ATGTGCATAGGCGTCCCCGGTCAGATTTGCGCCATTGACGGCCTGCAAGCCAAAGTGGATGTCAGCGGTATTCAGCGCGATGTTGATTTAACGCTGGTCGGCAGCCATGACGAAAACGGCGAGTCACGCCTTGGGCAATGGGTGTTGGTGCACGTTGGTTTTGCGATGAGCGTCATCAATGAAGCCGAAGCGCTGGATACGCTGGCGGCGCTGCAAAACATGTTCGATGTCGAACCCGATGTCGGCGCACTGCTGTATGGCGAGGAGCGATAA
- the hypB gene encoding hydrogenase nickel incorporation protein HypB, with product MCTTCGCQDGNLYIEGDEHNPHSAFRGAPFAPAERPALKITGVKTDNFRPTQLENGDLHYGHGEAGTHAPGMSQRRMVEVEIDVLDKNNQIAARNRARFAARQQLVLNLVSSPGSGKTTLLTETLQRLKARVPCAVIEGDQQTVNDAARIRATGTPAIQVNTGKGCHLDAQMIADAAPRLPLDEHGILFIENVGNLVCPAGFDLGERHKVAVLSVTEGEDKPLKYPHMFAAASLMLLNKVDLLPYLTFDVEQCIAYAREVNPQIEILLVSATKGDGMDAWLDWLEAQRCA from the coding sequence ATGTGTACAACATGTGGTTGTCAGGACGGTAACCTTTATATAGAAGGTGACGAACATAACCCCCACTCTGCGTTTCGCGGCGCGCCCTTCGCCCCGGCTGAGCGCCCGGCGTTGAAAATCACCGGGGTGAAAACCGATAATTTCCGCCCGACGCAACTGGAAAATGGCGATTTGCATTATGGTCACGGCGAAGCCGGAACCCATGCGCCAGGCATGAGCCAGCGGCGGATGGTGGAAGTGGAAATCGACGTTCTGGATAAGAACAATCAAATCGCCGCCCGCAATCGCGCCCGCTTCGCCGCCCGCCAGCAACTGGTGCTTAACCTCGTTTCCAGCCCCGGCTCCGGCAAAACCACCCTGCTCACCGAAACCCTTCAACGCCTGAAAGCGCGCGTGCCTTGTGCGGTTATCGAAGGCGATCAGCAAACCGTTAATGACGCCGCGCGCATTCGCGCCACCGGGACACCGGCCATTCAGGTCAATACCGGCAAAGGCTGCCATCTGGATGCGCAAATGATTGCCGATGCCGCGCCGCGTCTACCGCTGGATGAGCACGGCATTTTGTTTATCGAAAATGTCGGTAACCTGGTCTGCCCGGCCGGGTTTGATCTCGGCGAGCGCCATAAAGTGGCGGTGTTGTCCGTCACCGAAGGGGAAGATAAACCGCTCAAATACCCGCATATGTTCGCCGCCGCCTCGCTGATGCTGCTCAACAAAGTGGACTTGCTGCCCTACCTCACTTTTGACGTCGAACAGTGCATCGCGTACGCGCGGGAAGTGAACCCGCAAATCGAAATTTTGCTGGTCTCCGCCACCAAAGGCGACGGCATGGACGCGTGGCTCGACTGGCTGGAGGCGCAACGATGTGCATAG
- the hypA gene encoding hydrogenase maturation nickel metallochaperone HypA — MHEITLCQRALEVIEQQATANGARRVTGVWLKVGAFSCVETDALTFCFDLVCRGSLAEGCTLHIEQQQAECWCESCQQYVTLLSHRVRRCPQCHSDQLQIVADDGMQIQRLEIEE; from the coding sequence ATGCACGAGATAACCCTGTGCCAGCGAGCGCTGGAAGTGATTGAACAACAGGCGACGGCAAATGGCGCACGAAGGGTAACCGGCGTGTGGCTCAAAGTCGGGGCGTTTTCTTGCGTGGAAACCGACGCTTTAACGTTTTGTTTTGATCTGGTTTGCCGCGGCAGCCTGGCGGAAGGTTGTACACTGCACATCGAACAACAACAGGCGGAGTGCTGGTGCGAGTCTTGCCAGCAGTACGTGACGTTACTTAGCCATCGAGTGCGCCGCTGCCCACAATGCCACAGCGACCAATTGCAGATCGTCGCCGATGACGGAATGCAAATTCAGCGACTGGAAATTGAGGAGTAA
- the hycA gene encoding formate hydrogenlyase regulator HycA: protein MTIWEISEKADYIAGRHHRLQEEWRSYCNALVQGITLSKARLHHAIGCAPQQQLCFVLFDHFTVYITLTGGFNGHTIEYAIANKDSDDKRLIAQAQLTSDGNVDGAFSAHDREKVLEHYLSKIATVYDALYTALAADTPVNLTTLVSENGAPALA from the coding sequence ATGACGATTTGGGAAATTAGCGAAAAGGCGGATTACATTGCCGGGCGACACCACCGCCTGCAAGAAGAGTGGCGCAGTTACTGCAACGCGCTGGTTCAGGGGATTACGCTCTCCAAAGCGCGCTTGCATCACGCCATTGGCTGCGCGCCGCAGCAGCAGCTCTGTTTTGTGCTGTTCGACCACTTCACGGTTTACATCACCCTGACCGGCGGCTTTAACGGCCACACCATCGAATACGCGATTGCCAACAAAGACAGCGACGACAAGCGTTTGATTGCACAGGCGCAACTGACCAGCGATGGCAACGTCGATGGCGCGTTCAGCGCCCACGATCGCGAAAAAGTGCTGGAACACTATTTGAGCAAAATCGCCACGGTTTACGACGCCCTATACACCGCGTTGGCTGCGGACACGCCGGTCAACCTCACTACACTGGTCAGCGAAAACGGTGCGCCCGCGCTGGCCTGA
- a CDS encoding 4Fe-4S dicluster domain-containing protein: MNRFVIADSALCIGCHTCEAACAETHRAQGLQAMPRLRVMRSQYESAPQQCHHCEDAPCAGVCPVNAINRVDGAVQLNESLCVSCKLCAIACPFGAIEFSGSRPLDIPANVNSPKAPAAPPAPARVSTLLDWVPGIRAIAVKCDLCHFDAQGPACVRMCPTKALHLVNKRDIAKASRRKREQTLNTDYGDLSLFTQLNGSAK, translated from the coding sequence GTGAACCGTTTTGTAATTGCCGATTCCGCGCTGTGTATTGGCTGCCATACCTGCGAAGCCGCCTGCGCGGAGACGCACCGGGCGCAGGGGCTGCAAGCAATGCCGCGCCTGCGCGTCATGCGCAGTCAATATGAATCTGCGCCGCAGCAGTGCCACCACTGCGAAGACGCGCCCTGCGCGGGCGTTTGTCCGGTCAATGCCATTAACCGCGTCGATGGTGCGGTGCAGCTCAATGAAAGCCTGTGCGTCAGTTGTAAGCTGTGCGCGATCGCCTGTCCGTTTGGCGCTATCGAATTTTCCGGTAGCCGCCCGTTGGACATTCCCGCCAATGTGAATAGCCCAAAAGCGCCCGCTGCGCCGCCCGCGCCTGCGCGGGTCAGTACCTTGCTTGACTGGGTGCCGGGTATTCGCGCTATCGCCGTGAAGTGCGATCTCTGCCATTTCGACGCGCAAGGCCCGGCCTGCGTGCGCATGTGCCCGACCAAGGCGCTGCATCTGGTGAATAAGCGCGATATCGCCAAAGCCAGCCGCCGCAAACGCGAGCAAACCCTCAACACGGATTACGGCGATTTGTCGCTGTTCACGCAGCTAAACGGGAGCGCGAAATGA